Proteins found in one Maridesulfovibrio sp. genomic segment:
- a CDS encoding glycine betaine ABC transporter substrate-binding protein: MIAPYRHLLGVAVLIATIFVFSIAANAGQKIKIASVGWTGVTIKTDLAVSVLESLGYDAENILVSVPIAYEAMSTGEADAFMGNWMPSMASIADKYFKKGTVDKFIPNMPGAKYTLAVPSYCAKAGLKDFKDIAKFGDKLDWKIYGIEAGNDGNDIILNMIDKNMFGLGKFTLVPSSEAGMLAQVKSFTNEKKWIVFLGWAPHSMNERIDMTYLTGSTNETFGGNDGTATVWTNIRKGFEQEQPNATKLLKQMTFPVSMMNQIMTALHENKSLTPLEAGLNWVKKHPETYRKWLTGVTTVNGKPGLPAFEKTLD, translated from the coding sequence ATGATAGCCCCGTACAGACACCTTCTCGGAGTCGCCGTTCTTATTGCAACGATATTTGTTTTCTCTATTGCCGCAAATGCAGGCCAGAAAATTAAAATAGCCAGTGTCGGCTGGACCGGTGTTACTATTAAAACAGATCTGGCAGTTTCCGTCCTTGAAAGTCTCGGTTATGATGCTGAGAACATTCTGGTTTCCGTTCCCATTGCTTATGAAGCAATGTCCACAGGTGAAGCAGATGCCTTCATGGGTAACTGGATGCCCTCCATGGCTTCTATTGCCGACAAATATTTTAAGAAAGGTACTGTGGATAAATTCATTCCCAATATGCCCGGCGCCAAATACACTTTGGCTGTTCCCTCATACTGCGCTAAGGCCGGCCTGAAAGATTTTAAGGATATTGCAAAATTCGGTGATAAGCTGGATTGGAAAATCTACGGAATTGAAGCCGGAAACGACGGTAATGACATCATTTTGAATATGATAGACAAAAATATGTTCGGACTGGGCAAGTTCACGCTCGTTCCTTCCAGTGAAGCCGGCATGCTGGCACAGGTAAAGTCGTTTACTAATGAAAAAAAATGGATAGTTTTTCTTGGCTGGGCTCCGCACAGCATGAATGAACGTATCGACATGACCTATCTCACCGGCAGCACTAACGAAACTTTCGGCGGAAACGACGGTACCGCAACAGTCTGGACCAACATCCGCAAAGGTTTTGAACAAGAACAGCCCAACGCAACAAAGCTGCTGAAGCAGATGACCTTCCCCGTCTCCATGATGAACCAGATCATGACCGCTCTGCACGAGAACAAATCCCTTACTCCCCTTGAAGCCGGTCTCAACTGGGTAAAAAAACATCCCGAAACATACCGTAAATGGCTTACAGGCGTAACCACCGTTAACGGTAAGCCCGGACTGCCTGCCTTTGAAAAGACTCTCGATTAA
- a CDS encoding aldo/keto reductase, translating into MHYRKVPKTGEELSILGFGAMRFPTTEDGEIDEPRAIAQMRAAIDNGVNYVDTAWPYHNGKSEGVVGKALKDGYREKVAIADKLPQWLVKSREDMDKYLDAQLKRLDVDCIDYYLIHALEGNSWDRSVELGVKDFLDKAIASGKIRYAGFSFHGVAGDFIRIADSYPWTFCQIQYNFLDTENQAGTAGLKYAASKDIAVMIMEPLRGGNLSSPTPPDGVQEIFDEAKIKRQPVEWALRWVWNHPEVTLVLSGMNEEAHVEQNLAIASEAEAESLTEAELAIVDRVAARYKELMQVACTGCAYCMPCPAGVRIPGCFEFFNSVHLFKDKEPILKRQYALMLSRKFSGQAAYASQCIECGQCEEHCPQHIAIPEELKRVADFFEQQDLQEIVNSATAQTAE; encoded by the coding sequence ATGCATTATCGCAAAGTACCCAAGACAGGTGAAGAACTTTCCATTCTCGGTTTCGGGGCCATGCGTTTCCCCACAACCGAAGACGGAGAAATTGACGAACCTCGAGCCATTGCCCAGATGCGTGCCGCCATTGATAATGGAGTCAACTACGTGGATACCGCCTGGCCCTACCATAACGGCAAGAGTGAAGGAGTAGTGGGCAAAGCCCTCAAAGACGGTTACCGCGAAAAAGTAGCCATAGCGGACAAGCTGCCCCAGTGGCTGGTTAAATCCCGCGAAGACATGGACAAATACCTTGATGCACAGCTCAAGCGTCTGGACGTCGACTGTATTGACTATTATCTGATTCACGCGCTCGAAGGCAATTCATGGGATCGTTCAGTTGAACTGGGTGTGAAAGATTTTCTGGATAAGGCGATCGCCTCCGGCAAAATACGCTATGCAGGATTCTCCTTCCACGGTGTAGCCGGAGACTTCATCCGCATTGCCGACTCGTATCCCTGGACCTTCTGCCAGATTCAGTACAACTTTCTGGATACGGAGAATCAGGCAGGGACAGCAGGACTGAAATACGCGGCCTCTAAAGACATCGCGGTGATGATTATGGAACCTTTGCGCGGCGGCAACCTGAGTTCTCCGACTCCTCCGGACGGAGTACAGGAAATCTTTGATGAAGCAAAGATCAAGCGTCAGCCCGTGGAATGGGCCCTGCGTTGGGTATGGAATCACCCCGAAGTTACTCTCGTGCTTTCCGGCATGAATGAGGAAGCCCATGTGGAGCAGAATCTTGCCATTGCATCTGAAGCCGAAGCAGAATCCCTGACTGAAGCGGAACTGGCTATTGTGGATCGGGTTGCCGCGCGGTACAAGGAACTCATGCAGGTAGCTTGTACCGGGTGCGCTTATTGTATGCCGTGCCCGGCCGGAGTAAGGATTCCGGGCTGTTTTGAATTTTTCAACAGCGTCCACTTGTTCAAAGATAAAGAACCCATATTAAAACGTCAGTATGCTTTAATGCTCAGTCGAAAATTCTCAGGACAGGCGGCATATGCCTCCCAATGTATTGAATGCGGACAATGTGAAGAGCACTGCCCTCAGCACATAGCCATTCCCGAAGAATTAAAGCGCGTTGCGGACTTCTTTGAACAGCAGGACTTGCAGGAAATAGTAAATAGCGCCACTGCCCAAACAGCAGAATAG
- a CDS encoding GntR family transcriptional regulator: protein MTENSEIPNLFLPVGLGRASEEIVLQIEAAIMDGRLAPGERLPSEREMQNQFGTGRGVIREAIKTLKQKGLLEVKKGAKGGAYVKELDVSNVSESLTLFMKQHPVEPEKLIEFRESIDRTITELAIARGSSEEKEELLNGAKCLEKMLSEEDPDLAATGELDRKLNILLVRMAKNPLLEWVMHAVQMGFSSHDYALYEDADYSRKAGENWIETARSIRDGEPIRALSFSSHHYVLLRKCVEKNNKGKEPQGVPFLTETKENQN, encoded by the coding sequence ATGACTGAAAATTCGGAAATTCCAAACTTGTTTCTTCCCGTAGGCCTTGGCCGGGCCAGTGAGGAGATTGTTTTGCAGATTGAAGCAGCGATCATGGACGGACGGCTGGCTCCCGGAGAACGTCTTCCCAGCGAACGCGAAATGCAGAACCAATTTGGAACCGGCCGGGGTGTTATCCGCGAGGCGATTAAAACGCTCAAACAAAAAGGTCTGCTCGAAGTAAAAAAAGGAGCCAAGGGCGGAGCTTATGTTAAGGAATTAGATGTTTCCAATGTTTCGGAGTCACTGACCCTGTTCATGAAACAGCACCCGGTTGAACCGGAAAAACTCATTGAATTCCGTGAAAGCATCGACCGGACGATCACGGAACTGGCCATCGCAAGAGGCAGCAGCGAAGAAAAAGAAGAGCTCCTGAACGGGGCGAAATGCCTTGAAAAAATGCTCAGTGAAGAAGATCCGGACCTTGCCGCCACAGGCGAACTGGACCGCAAGCTCAACATCCTGCTGGTACGCATGGCCAAAAACCCACTCCTTGAATGGGTGATGCACGCAGTGCAGATGGGATTCAGTTCCCATGATTACGCTCTTTATGAAGACGCAGATTACAGCAGAAAGGCTGGAGAAAACTGGATTGAAACAGCACGATCCATCAGGGACGGGGAGCCGATCCGGGCTCTCTCCTTCAGCAGTCACCACTATGTACTGCTGAGAAAATGCGTCGAAAAAAACAACAAGGGAAAGGAGCCTCAGGGCGTACCTTTCCTAACCGAAACCAAAGAAAACCAAAATTAA
- the larE gene encoding ATP-dependent sacrificial sulfur transferase LarE: MEELTLKYENLLELLAGTDGAVIAFSGGVDSTFLLHAAKEALGEKAVAASIATPYVPEWEQEEAKKFAEKSGIEHAVLKLEFPTELRMNPPEHCYTCKKILFSKLLEFAGGMGLDKVFEGTNVDDLNDYRPGLKALLELGIRSPMLEAKLSKEDIRELSRRFSLPTWNKPSFACLLSRMPVNVEVTEKALRQVEQAEVFLMNIGFPAVRVRHHGETARIEVPEDQLRDLITANEKHNINGKLKEFGYRHVTLDLGGYQMGSLNKIAPSAS, translated from the coding sequence ATGGAAGAACTTACGCTGAAATATGAAAACTTACTCGAACTTCTCGCAGGAACCGACGGGGCTGTCATCGCTTTTTCAGGAGGTGTAGACAGTACATTCCTTCTGCATGCAGCAAAAGAAGCCCTCGGCGAGAAGGCTGTAGCTGCCTCTATCGCAACGCCATACGTACCGGAATGGGAACAGGAAGAAGCAAAGAAATTCGCGGAGAAATCAGGGATTGAACACGCTGTGCTGAAGCTTGAATTTCCGACCGAATTACGCATGAATCCCCCGGAACATTGTTACACCTGCAAGAAAATACTATTCAGCAAGCTGCTGGAATTCGCCGGTGGCATGGGCTTGGATAAAGTTTTTGAAGGTACGAATGTCGACGATTTAAATGATTACCGCCCCGGCCTGAAAGCATTGCTCGAGCTTGGCATCCGCAGCCCCATGCTGGAGGCAAAGCTCAGCAAAGAGGATATCCGCGAACTGTCTCGTAGATTCAGCCTTCCGACATGGAATAAACCTTCATTTGCATGCCTGCTTTCTCGCATGCCAGTAAATGTGGAAGTGACCGAAAAAGCATTACGGCAGGTGGAACAGGCGGAAGTATTTCTTATGAACATAGGTTTTCCGGCTGTAAGAGTCCGCCATCATGGAGAGACCGCCCGCATAGAAGTTCCCGAAGACCAACTGCGTGATCTGATCACAGCCAATGAAAAACACAACATTAACGGCAAACTGAAAGAGTTCGGCTACCGCCACGTAACGCTGGATCTTGGCGGTTACCAAATGGGCAGCCTGAACAAAATAGCGCCTAGCGCATCATAA
- a CDS encoding patatin-like phospholipase family protein, which translates to MSMNCMLNNCGEIRRIVFFCLLLGMLAGCGLKRNPIPVEMQNQAILPGYDQVRFFGDTTPKHMDKVMQQWAELSRQGKLPDEISFLSLSGGGADGAFGAGFLCGWTEHGDRPAFGLVTGISTGALIAPFAFMGSDYDPFIEMFYTTFETSDLVQQRSYVSAISGDSVYSTEPLRTALKKFINHEFIAKIAAEHRKGRRLLIGTTNLDAMRPVYWDIGALAQYGTLEADQLIRDVILASVSVPVAFPPVYFKVKAGDKVYDEMHVDGGVCNQVFSYPPSIHLADELEKIGEKRKITLYVIRNDALVTEGVQVEPYIGGIAARSLAGLIRNQGIGDLYRMYYTAQRDGVDFKLTFIPPDYREKSDELFSPIYMSKLFILGKSMAKAPNPWHYAPPSTTSREGPDATPAELIIK; encoded by the coding sequence ATGAGCATGAACTGTATGCTGAATAATTGCGGAGAGATCCGCAGGATTGTCTTTTTCTGCCTGTTGCTTGGAATGCTTGCCGGGTGCGGCTTGAAACGTAATCCTATCCCTGTTGAAATGCAGAATCAGGCCATTCTGCCCGGTTATGATCAAGTGCGGTTCTTCGGGGATACCACCCCGAAACATATGGATAAGGTTATGCAGCAATGGGCCGAACTAAGCAGGCAGGGCAAGCTGCCGGATGAGATCAGCTTCCTGTCTCTTTCCGGAGGCGGGGCTGACGGAGCTTTCGGCGCCGGATTTCTTTGCGGCTGGACAGAGCACGGGGACCGCCCTGCCTTCGGACTGGTTACGGGCATCAGTACCGGTGCTCTCATAGCGCCTTTCGCCTTTATGGGGTCGGATTACGATCCGTTCATTGAAATGTTTTATACCACCTTTGAGACCAGCGACCTTGTACAACAGCGGTCCTATGTTTCCGCCATTTCCGGAGATTCGGTATACAGCACCGAACCTCTGCGTACGGCCCTTAAAAAATTCATCAATCATGAATTTATCGCCAAGATCGCGGCGGAACACCGCAAGGGTCGCCGGTTGCTTATCGGAACGACCAATCTGGATGCCATGCGCCCTGTTTACTGGGATATCGGTGCGCTGGCCCAGTACGGAACGCTGGAAGCGGATCAGCTTATTCGGGATGTTATTCTCGCTTCTGTGTCGGTCCCGGTTGCTTTTCCACCGGTCTATTTCAAGGTTAAGGCCGGGGATAAGGTTTACGATGAAATGCATGTGGACGGTGGAGTCTGTAATCAGGTCTTTTCTTATCCTCCCAGCATTCACCTCGCCGATGAGCTGGAAAAAATCGGAGAGAAAAGAAAGATCACCCTTTACGTGATTCGCAATGATGCCCTTGTTACCGAAGGGGTTCAGGTGGAACCGTATATCGGGGGCATCGCCGCCCGGTCCCTTGCCGGGTTGATCCGAAATCAGGGTATCGGCGATCTTTACCGCATGTATTACACTGCCCAGCGTGACGGAGTGGATTTTAAATTGACATTTATTCCACCAGATTACAGGGAAAAGTCTGACGAGCTTTTTAGTCCTATATATATGAGTAAACTTTTCATACTGGGCAAGAGCATGGCCAAGGCCCCGAATCCGTGGCATTATGCTCCCCCGTCAACGACTTCCCGTGAGGGACCGGATGCCACTCCGGCGGAGCTGATTATAAAGTGA
- the larC gene encoding nickel pincer cofactor biosynthesis protein LarC: MNILYYNCFSGISGDMNLAAMIDLGVDPEVLKAELSKLGLDDEFKLRISKDSRKGIFGTRVDVDLTHHHHHDHHGHEEHGHPHHHAHRNLHDIEQIINSSELSAQVKATALDIFKRVAEAEAKIHNSTAYEVHFHEVGATDSIVDIVGAAICFHELEIDQVWCSSIELGGGFVNCVHGMMPVPAPATSEILTGIPTTQGAVSKETTTPTGAAILAELVDKFSDSPRMEVQRSAYGIGHRDNEIPNVLRVQLALVQQQGSSLSTVPARLLQCNIDDMTGEMLGVTLDLLMDKGAMDVHFTPIVMKKNRPATTLSLLCSAAEEDLFKRLIFEHTTTLGIKSTDIEKTVLDISYERLETPLGTVTMKNAILDGRVLRSKPELEDCRALAAKHGVPLSDVYLQIGKVRKV; this comes from the coding sequence ATGAATATACTTTACTATAATTGTTTTTCAGGCATCAGTGGCGATATGAACCTTGCCGCCATGATTGATCTTGGTGTTGACCCCGAAGTCCTGAAAGCGGAACTTTCCAAACTGGGGTTGGACGATGAATTCAAGCTCAGGATCTCCAAAGATTCCCGTAAAGGAATTTTCGGAACCCGCGTGGATGTGGACCTTACCCATCATCACCATCATGATCATCATGGACACGAAGAGCACGGTCACCCCCACCATCACGCCCACCGCAACCTGCATGACATTGAGCAGATCATTAATTCCAGCGAACTCAGCGCTCAGGTGAAAGCGACCGCCCTCGATATTTTCAAACGTGTTGCCGAGGCCGAAGCCAAAATTCACAACAGCACAGCTTACGAAGTTCATTTTCATGAAGTGGGTGCCACGGATTCAATTGTAGATATCGTCGGCGCGGCCATCTGTTTCCATGAGCTGGAGATCGATCAGGTCTGGTGTTCCTCCATCGAACTGGGCGGCGGGTTCGTCAACTGTGTCCACGGCATGATGCCTGTACCGGCCCCGGCCACCTCCGAAATCCTGACTGGAATCCCCACCACTCAAGGCGCGGTGTCCAAAGAAACCACGACCCCGACCGGAGCAGCCATCCTTGCGGAACTGGTCGACAAATTTTCAGATTCCCCGCGTATGGAAGTGCAGCGCAGCGCATACGGCATCGGCCATCGTGATAATGAAATCCCAAACGTGCTCCGGGTGCAGCTTGCGCTGGTCCAGCAGCAGGGCAGCTCACTCTCCACTGTCCCGGCCCGGCTGCTGCAATGCAACATCGACGATATGACCGGGGAAATGCTCGGAGTCACCCTCGACCTGCTAATGGATAAGGGAGCCATGGATGTTCACTTTACACCGATAGTCATGAAAAAGAACCGCCCGGCCACAACCCTCTCCCTGCTCTGCTCCGCCGCAGAAGAGGATTTGTTCAAGCGTTTAATCTTTGAACACACAACTACACTGGGCATAAAAAGTACCGATATCGAAAAGACCGTTCTTGATATATCATATGAAAGACTCGAAACCCCTCTAGGCACGGTAACCATGAAAAACGCAATCCTCGACGGACGAGTCCTCCGCTCCAAGCCGGAACTGGAAGACTGCCGGGCTTTAGCCGCAAAACACGGGGTTCCTTTGAGCGATGTGTATTTACAGATCGGAAAAGTAAGAAAAGTTTGA
- the larB gene encoding nickel pincer cofactor biosynthesis protein LarB, translating to MTNDKLKNILNAIKDGSMDVDQGMEQLRDLPYQDIGHTKIDHHRSLRNGFPEVIYGAGKTPQQLVDIFEHMCGRSNILATRVSPESAEYVSSRFPQVEYNDTAGTLTCKSEEISYSSGMVGIITAGTSDLNVAEEAQVTCDMLGSRAEIISDIGVAGIHRLFDRIDAIRRFSVLIVVAGMEGALSSVIGGLVDQPIIAVPTSVGYGANFSGLSALLGMLTSCASGITVVNIDNGFGAACAACKINKAIDS from the coding sequence ATGACCAACGATAAGCTTAAAAATATATTGAACGCGATAAAAGACGGCAGCATGGATGTTGATCAGGGAATGGAGCAGCTGCGAGACCTGCCTTATCAGGACATCGGGCATACCAAGATCGATCATCACCGTTCCCTGCGCAACGGATTTCCGGAAGTTATATACGGCGCGGGCAAAACACCGCAGCAGCTAGTTGATATTTTTGAACACATGTGTGGAAGAAGCAACATACTGGCTACGCGGGTTTCCCCGGAAAGCGCCGAATACGTTTCATCCCGGTTCCCGCAGGTGGAATACAACGACACCGCAGGCACCCTGACCTGCAAAAGTGAGGAGATCAGCTACAGCAGCGGCATGGTGGGCATCATAACCGCCGGCACTTCAGATTTGAACGTTGCCGAAGAAGCTCAGGTAACCTGCGATATGCTGGGCAGCAGAGCTGAAATCATCTCCGATATCGGAGTGGCCGGAATCCACCGTCTTTTCGACCGCATCGACGCAATACGCAGATTCTCGGTACTCATCGTGGTTGCGGGCATGGAAGGCGCACTTTCCAGTGTAATCGGCGGATTGGTGGATCAGCCCATCATAGCCGTCCCCACCTCGGTCGGATACGGAGCCAATTTTTCCGGTCTTTCCGCCCTGCTGGGCATGCTCACCTCCTGTGCCAGCGGAATAACAGTTGTAAACATCGATAACGGATTCGGCGCAGCCTGCGCGGCCTGCAAAATCAATAAAGCCATAGATAGCTAG
- the betA gene encoding choline dehydrogenase gives MTHYDYIIVGGGSAGSVLANRLSANPKHKVLVLEAGRPDHKLDFRIHMPAALTYPLAGKTYNWWYESEPEPYMNNRRVYQPRGKVLGGSSCINGMIHIRGNAMDYEKWSKDDGLQDWSYAHCLPYFKRFEQRMAGASEYQGAVGPLYLTTPECENPLFSAFFNAVQEAGYPLTDDVNGYQQEGFGKFDRTTYRGRRMNAARAYIHPVKNRKNLTVKCKAMANRILFDGKRAIGVEYTKGKNTHKVYGGEIISCGGAINSPQILQLSGIGNGEELSKLGINMVHDLPGVGENLQDHLELYVQYACKKPVSKFPCLKWYNQPKIGLEWLLKGTGDAATNHFEAGGFIRGNDQVEYPNIQYHFLPIAIRYDGSAPNEGHGYQVHVGPMNTDVRGHVKIKSSDPKQYPSILFNYLSTEQERREWVEAIRKTREIMTQPAFDEFRGKELAPGDQAQTDEEILDFVAREGESAYHPSCTCAMGTHDMAVTDPQLRVHGVEGLRVVDASVMPYVTNGNIYAPVMMIAEKAADMILGNTPVAPENVPFYKHEK, from the coding sequence ATGACACATTACGATTACATTATTGTCGGCGGCGGTTCTGCGGGCTCTGTTCTCGCCAACAGACTAAGCGCAAATCCCAAGCATAAAGTCCTCGTCCTCGAGGCGGGGCGGCCCGACCACAAACTTGATTTTCGCATTCATATGCCTGCGGCACTCACCTACCCCCTTGCTGGAAAAACATATAACTGGTGGTATGAATCCGAGCCGGAACCATACATGAATAACCGCCGGGTCTATCAGCCGCGCGGTAAGGTTCTCGGCGGATCATCCTGCATCAACGGCATGATCCACATCCGCGGTAATGCCATGGACTATGAAAAATGGTCCAAAGATGACGGTCTTCAGGACTGGTCCTATGCCCACTGCCTGCCTTATTTCAAACGTTTTGAGCAGCGCATGGCCGGTGCATCAGAATATCAGGGCGCGGTAGGACCTTTGTACCTGACCACCCCGGAATGCGAAAACCCGCTGTTCTCGGCCTTTTTCAACGCCGTTCAGGAAGCTGGCTACCCCCTCACGGACGATGTCAACGGCTATCAACAGGAAGGTTTCGGCAAATTCGACCGCACCACCTACCGTGGCAGACGCATGAACGCTGCCCGCGCTTATATCCACCCGGTCAAAAACCGTAAAAACCTGACCGTTAAATGCAAGGCAATGGCAAACCGCATCCTTTTTGACGGAAAACGGGCCATCGGCGTTGAATATACCAAAGGTAAAAACACCCATAAGGTATACGGCGGCGAAATCATCTCCTGTGGCGGTGCTATCAACTCGCCGCAGATTCTGCAGCTTTCCGGCATCGGTAACGGTGAGGAGCTCAGTAAGCTCGGTATTAATATGGTTCACGATCTGCCCGGTGTAGGTGAAAACCTTCAGGATCACCTTGAACTTTACGTGCAGTACGCCTGTAAGAAACCCGTAAGTAAATTCCCCTGCCTGAAATGGTACAACCAGCCTAAGATCGGTCTTGAATGGCTCCTCAAAGGAACCGGCGACGCGGCCACAAACCATTTTGAAGCGGGCGGGTTCATACGCGGTAACGATCAGGTCGAATACCCCAACATCCAGTACCACTTCCTGCCCATCGCCATCCGCTACGATGGTTCCGCCCCCAACGAAGGGCACGGTTATCAGGTTCACGTCGGTCCCATGAATACCGATGTCCGTGGACATGTGAAGATTAAATCCAGTGATCCAAAACAGTACCCGAGCATCCTCTTCAACTATCTGTCCACCGAACAGGAACGTCGTGAATGGGTGGAAGCTATCCGCAAAACACGCGAGATCATGACTCAGCCCGCATTTGATGAATTCCGCGGCAAAGAGCTCGCTCCCGGAGATCAGGCCCAGACCGATGAGGAAATCCTCGACTTCGTAGCCCGTGAAGGTGAGTCCGCCTACCATCCGAGCTGCACCTGCGCCATGGGTACGCACGACATGGCGGTTACCGACCCGCAGCTTCGTGTGCACGGAGTTGAAGGTCTGCGCGTAGTAGATGCTTCGGTAATGCCGTACGTTACCAACGGAAACATCTATGCCCCGGTAATGATGATCGCGGAAAAAGCAGCGGACATGATCCTCGGCAATACTCCAGTAGCACCGGAAAACGTACCTTTTTACAAACACGAAAAGTAG
- the betB gene encoding betaine-aldehyde dehydrogenase, translating into MIRKQMYIDGKWIDAASGNKREILNPFDASVIATVPEGGRDDCKAAIASARRAFDIDGWPQTPAVERARLIFKLADLIERDREELAELESLDTGKTVEESRWDMDDIAGIFRYFAGLADKDGGEIIESPIPDSTSSVVREPVGVCGQISPWNYPLLQASWKMAPALAAGCTIVMKPSEITPLTTIKVTELAEEAGFPKGVVNTVLGPGAEVGAELSENDDVDLISFTGGIATGKTIMRAAAGNVKKVALELGGKNPNIIFDDADFDTVVDYALNGVFFHAGQICSAGTRIMVQDGVYDKFVAALKERMERIVVGNGFDEKTQMGPLISAEHLSKVESYVEIACEEGAELVLGGCRPDAPALQNGYFYMPTLFVNCKNDMRIVQEEVFGPVITVERFKTEDEVIERANSTVYGLSAGFWTRDADRMERVSKALRFGTVWVNDFNVYFVQAPWGGYKQSGFGRELGRLGLEEYTEVKHIFRNHKTTPINWFGA; encoded by the coding sequence ATGATTCGCAAACAGATGTATATTGATGGAAAGTGGATAGATGCCGCTTCCGGAAATAAACGCGAGATACTCAATCCTTTTGACGCTTCTGTCATCGCTACGGTCCCTGAGGGGGGCCGCGATGACTGCAAGGCAGCCATTGCCTCGGCCCGGAGGGCTTTTGATATAGATGGATGGCCTCAAACACCCGCGGTGGAGAGAGCCCGCCTCATCTTCAAACTAGCCGACCTGATAGAACGGGACCGTGAGGAGCTGGCGGAGCTTGAAAGTCTGGACACAGGTAAAACTGTAGAGGAAAGCCGCTGGGACATGGACGATATCGCCGGGATTTTCCGTTACTTTGCCGGTCTTGCCGATAAAGATGGAGGCGAGATCATCGAATCTCCGATCCCGGATTCCACAAGCAGTGTTGTGCGCGAGCCTGTCGGGGTATGCGGCCAGATTTCCCCGTGGAATTATCCGCTGCTGCAGGCTTCCTGGAAAATGGCTCCGGCACTTGCCGCCGGATGTACCATTGTAATGAAGCCCAGCGAGATAACCCCGCTGACTACCATCAAAGTGACCGAACTGGCGGAAGAGGCCGGTTTCCCGAAGGGAGTAGTCAATACGGTACTCGGCCCCGGAGCTGAAGTCGGCGCGGAGCTCTCTGAAAATGATGATGTGGACCTGATCTCATTCACCGGTGGAATTGCCACAGGCAAAACCATCATGCGCGCGGCAGCAGGCAATGTAAAAAAAGTCGCCCTTGAACTGGGCGGTAAAAATCCGAATATCATATTTGATGATGCTGATTTTGATACGGTTGTTGATTACGCCCTGAACGGCGTCTTCTTCCATGCCGGACAGATCTGCTCCGCGGGAACCCGCATCATGGTTCAGGACGGCGTCTACGATAAATTTGTTGCCGCTCTCAAAGAACGGATGGAACGTATCGTCGTCGGCAACGGATTTGACGAAAAGACCCAGATGGGGCCGCTGATTTCGGCTGAGCATCTGAGTAAGGTAGAATCATATGTGGAAATAGCCTGCGAGGAAGGTGCAGAGCTTGTTCTGGGCGGCTGCCGCCCGGATGCCCCCGCACTCCAAAACGGCTACTTCTACATGCCCACCCTGTTCGTCAATTGTAAAAATGATATGCGCATTGTTCAGGAAGAGGTTTTCGGACCGGTTATAACTGTTGAACGTTTCAAAACGGAAGATGAAGTTATCGAACGGGCAAACAGTACCGTTTACGGACTCTCTGCCGGCTTCTGGACCCGCGATGCGGACCGTATGGAACGGGTTTCAAAAGCCCTTCGCTTCGGGACCGTCTGGGTAAACGACTTCAATGTATATTTCGTCCAGGCCCCCTGGGGCGGATACAAGCAGTCAGGATTCGGTCGCGAACTGGGCCGTCTCGGACTCGAGGAATACACCGAAGTCAAACATATTTTCCGCAATCATAAGACAACCCCCATCAACTGGTTCGGCGCATAG